The following are from one region of the Ignavibacteriota bacterium genome:
- a CDS encoding N-6 DNA methylase, with product MREIFKKYLHSIATKFSHPETSEMGYRTDFEILLQGIFEKINVKRIDHDPKAKHGNKPDFIVMKNDIPILYIEAKTIGESLDKIEKSKQMERYFGYANLVLTDYVEFRFYRNGIKYQEPIKIAQYDFDSRTITPLPDKFDFAGNTLLQFTQSHKEPIKSGEHLAKIMGGKAQRIRDNIKEVLAKKDEKKPEILNVYNTIKKLLVHDLDVEDFADMYAQTLVYGLFVARYHDETPEKFSRQEARDLVPASNPFLRNFFDHIVGPNFDKRLEYIVNELCEVFSHANIQQLMKQYFERGHAEFISASSDETLKRVQGDNIGPDPVIHFYEDFLKEYDAELRKKMGAYYTPLPVVRFIVRSVDYLLQKEFNLPSGLADTSKLENGIHRVQILDPAVGTGTFLSSVIREIYLKLKNSGQIGRWTTYVHNDLLPRLHGFELMMAPYTIAHLKLSMAFKATGFKYFNRRLGIYLTNSLEESAPQQEMFTGFGFAESIADESKEAALIKNEAPIMVVIGNPPYSISSENKSPWILDLIKEYKKDLNEKNIQPLSDDYIKFIRYAEHFIEKNKTGIVAMITNNSFLDGIIHRQMRKHLLETFDEIYFLDLHGSTKKKETAADGSKDENVFDIQQGVVISIMIRKSEKKEKLGAVKFAEVYGTRRNKFYFLDENDLRTIKWQNLNSFSPNFFFVPKDFKAIQGYNEGFKVDEIFINNTSGVKTHHDDELVSFNEFEENSEPYLYRPFDTRWIQYDLDKVVRHRYSVMKHMLKDNVCLLTCRQQSTFDFQHVLITKSLSDFCSVSLQTKESTYAFPLYWYLDNNTKEVNLKKEIVEEIEKKVGKVTPKDILDYIYAVLHSPSYRKKYKEFLKIDFPRVPYPKNKESFKKLVTLGTELRLLHLLESPKVNQFITTYPVSGNNEVEKIRFENSSHAELGSASKIPKQACLTARQVRNDNNGKVFINKEQYFGKVPEIVWNFYIGGYQPAQKWLKDRKGRTLTNSDIEHYQKIIAALTETDRIMKEIDKIKI from the coding sequence ATGAGAGAAATCTTTAAAAAATATCTCCACTCAATAGCCACCAAGTTTTCACACCCTGAAACTTCGGAAATGGGATACCGAACCGATTTCGAAATTCTTCTTCAGGGTATATTTGAAAAGATAAATGTCAAAAGAATAGACCACGATCCTAAAGCCAAGCACGGCAACAAACCTGATTTCATTGTGATGAAGAACGATATTCCCATTCTTTACATTGAAGCAAAAACTATTGGTGAATCTCTTGATAAGATTGAAAAGTCAAAGCAGATGGAAAGGTACTTTGGTTATGCTAATCTCGTTTTAACAGATTATGTTGAATTTCGGTTTTACAGGAATGGAATTAAGTACCAGGAACCGATAAAAATTGCACAGTATGATTTCGATTCAAGAACTATTACTCCCCTTCCAGATAAATTTGATTTTGCCGGAAACACTTTACTTCAATTCACTCAATCTCACAAAGAACCAATTAAATCTGGTGAACATCTTGCAAAAATTATGGGTGGGAAAGCTCAACGAATAAGAGACAACATTAAAGAAGTTCTGGCAAAGAAAGATGAAAAGAAACCAGAGATACTGAACGTTTACAACACAATTAAAAAACTTCTTGTGCACGATCTTGATGTAGAAGATTTTGCTGATATGTATGCTCAGACGCTGGTTTATGGATTATTTGTTGCAAGGTACCATGACGAAACTCCTGAAAAATTTTCTCGTCAAGAAGCGCGTGATTTAGTTCCTGCATCAAATCCTTTTCTAAGAAATTTCTTCGATCATATTGTTGGACCCAATTTTGATAAACGACTGGAATACATAGTGAATGAATTGTGTGAAGTGTTTTCTCACGCAAATATTCAACAGTTGATGAAACAATATTTTGAAAGAGGTCATGCTGAATTTATTTCAGCATCTTCCGATGAGACCCTGAAACGAGTTCAGGGTGACAATATCGGTCCTGATCCTGTGATTCATTTTTATGAAGATTTCCTTAAAGAATACGATGCTGAACTTCGCAAGAAAATGGGTGCTTATTATACTCCATTACCTGTTGTTAGATTTATTGTTCGGTCTGTTGATTATCTCCTGCAAAAAGAATTTAACCTTCCTTCTGGACTTGCCGATACTTCAAAACTTGAAAACGGAATTCATCGCGTTCAGATTCTTGATCCTGCTGTTGGAACCGGAACTTTTTTAAGTTCAGTCATTCGTGAAATTTATTTGAAGCTGAAAAACAGCGGACAAATTGGGCGCTGGACAACTTACGTCCATAACGATTTACTTCCGCGACTTCACGGTTTTGAACTGATGATGGCTCCATACACTATTGCACATCTTAAACTTAGTATGGCTTTTAAAGCCACGGGTTTTAAATACTTTAACCGCCGTCTTGGAATTTATCTCACCAACTCGCTTGAAGAAAGTGCACCTCAGCAAGAAATGTTTACTGGCTTTGGTTTTGCTGAAAGCATTGCCGATGAATCTAAAGAAGCTGCTCTTATTAAAAACGAAGCTCCTATAATGGTTGTAATCGGTAATCCACCTTATAGCATAAGTTCTGAAAATAAAAGTCCATGGATTCTTGATTTAATAAAAGAGTATAAGAAAGATTTAAACGAAAAAAATATTCAACCGCTTTCTGATGATTATATAAAATTTATTCGATATGCGGAACATTTTATCGAAAAGAATAAAACTGGTATCGTAGCAATGATTACAAATAACTCTTTCTTAGATGGCATCATTCATCGTCAGATGAGAAAGCACTTACTTGAAACTTTTGATGAAATTTATTTTCTCGATTTGCATGGAAGCACCAAAAAGAAAGAAACAGCAGCTGATGGAAGTAAAGATGAAAATGTTTTTGATATACAGCAAGGTGTTGTCATTTCAATTATGATCCGAAAGTCAGAAAAAAAAGAAAAACTTGGAGCAGTTAAGTTTGCAGAAGTTTATGGGACACGAAGAAACAAATTTTATTTTCTTGATGAAAACGACTTAAGAACAATTAAATGGCAAAATTTAAATTCGTTTTCACCCAATTTCTTTTTTGTACCAAAAGATTTTAAAGCAATTCAAGGTTATAACGAAGGATTTAAAGTTGATGAAATTTTCATAAATAATACTTCTGGTGTAAAAACTCATCACGATGATGAATTAGTAAGTTTTAACGAATTTGAAGAAAATAGTGAACCATATTTATATCGTCCTTTTGATACTAGATGGATTCAATATGATTTAGATAAAGTAGTTCGTCATCGTTATTCAGTAATGAAACATATGTTAAAGGATAATGTTTGCTTACTAACTTGTCGACAACAATCTACTTTTGACTTTCAACATGTGCTTATTACAAAATCCTTAAGTGATTTTTGTTCGGTTTCACTACAGACAAAAGAATCTACTTATGCATTCCCTCTGTATTGGTATTTAGACAATAATACAAAAGAGGTAAACCTCAAAAAAGAAATTGTAGAAGAAATAGAAAAGAAAGTTGGCAAAGTAACGCCGAAGGATATTCTCGATTATATTTATGCTGTTCTTCACTCACCTTCTTACAGGAAAAAGTATAAAGAGTTTTTAAAGATAGATTTTCCTCGTGTGCCTTATCCAAAAAACAAAGAAAGTTTTAAAAAACTTGTTACACTTGGAACTGAACTTCGCCTACTTCATCTTCTCGAATCACCAAAAGTAAATCAGTTCATTACAACATATCCTGTTTCGGGAAATAACGAAGTCGAGAAGATAAGGTTTGAGAATAGTAGTCATGCTGAACTTGGTTCAGCATCTAAGATTCCGAAACAAGCCTGCTTGACGGCAAGGCAGGTTCGGAATGACAACAACGGAAAAGTTTTTATAAATAAAGAACAATATTTTGGTAAAGTTCCTGAGATTGTCTGGAACTTTTACATCGGTGGTTATCAGCCAGCACAAAAATGGCTAAAGGATAGAAAAGGAAGAACACTCACAAATAGCGATATCGAACATTATCAGAAAATTATTGCTGCCTTAACAGAAACTGATAGGATAATGAAAGAGATTGATAAAATTAAAATTTGA
- a CDS encoding DUF2335 domain-containing protein, translated as MTSNKPEKFKQEVIQSVKAELYAGPLPHPDILEKFEKVVPGSADRIIKQAERQTEHRISIESKVIQSDITNSRIGLIFGFILGLVGVLGGIYLTINGFSVFGPLLSGGTLVALVSVFIYGTATRRTERLERRRKQITN; from the coding sequence TTGACTTCAAATAAACCAGAAAAGTTTAAGCAGGAGGTTATACAATCTGTAAAAGCTGAACTATATGCTGGTCCCTTGCCCCATCCCGATATTCTTGAAAAATTTGAAAAAGTTGTGCCTGGTTCAGCAGATAGAATTATTAAACAAGCTGAAAGGCAAACTGAACACAGGATTAGCATTGAAAGTAAAGTTATTCAGTCTGACATAACTAATTCAAGAATAGGATTAATTTTTGGATTTATTCTGGGATTAGTTGGAGTTCTGGGAGGTATTTACTTAACCATCAATGGATTTAGTGTCTTTGGTCCGCTGCTTAGTGGGGGCACTTTAGTAGCTTTGGTTTCTGTGTTTATTTATGGAACAGCAACGAGAAGAACAGAAAGGTTGGAGAGGAGAAGAAAACAAATTACCAATTAG
- a CDS encoding four helix bundle protein produces MSTNNKKYDLEDRLIEFAVLVITIAENLKNTRAGNHIAGQIVRSGTSPALNYGEAQSAESLSDFIHKFKILLKELRETRVALKITKRVPLIIDIEPVDKGLIECNELISIFVKSIDTAKKNKIKTKDN; encoded by the coding sequence ATGAGCACAAACAATAAAAAATATGATCTTGAAGACAGATTAATCGAATTTGCTGTGTTAGTAATAACTATTGCAGAGAATTTAAAAAATACCAGAGCTGGTAATCATATTGCTGGACAAATAGTACGATCCGGAACTTCGCCCGCTCTAAATTATGGTGAAGCACAAAGTGCTGAATCGTTAAGTGATTTTATTCATAAATTTAAAATTCTTTTAAAAGAATTAAGAGAAACAAGAGTTGCTTTAAAAATAACAAAGCGTGTTCCTTTGATAATTGATATTGAGCCGGTTGATAAAGGATTAATTGAATGTAATGAACTCATATCTATATTTGTTAAAAGTATTGATACAGCTAAAAAAAATAAAATAAAGACAAAGGATAATTAA
- a CDS encoding pyridoxal-phosphate dependent enzyme, producing MEYKNNMLEQIGNTPLIKLNRINKGLKPQIFAKLESANPGGSVKDRIGFSMIEDAERKGVLKSSGTIIEATSGNTGIGLAISAAVKGYRCIFVVTSKVSAEKINYLKAFGAEVIVVSNLVDPDDPEYYVNVARRLSTEIPNSFFAYQYSNPSNPEIHYKTTGPEIWRQTDGKITHFVSSIGTGGTISGTGRFLKEKNPNIQVIGADPLGSIFKHYKETGEVIKGTPYLVEGIGQDCLPENVHFQYIDKIINVSDKESFAAARRLTKEEGIFCGGSTGTIVNVALDISKKLSKDDVVVFIVCDTGERYLSKVHNEDWLKLNRMLDTEIKTLRDISDRKKSFGIEEIISVKEDDKVKDVLELITKTGYSQIPVLKGKQSIGAIRESRLLSKLVDNPQLYNNLIKDVMEESLPILDAITEIEEVKKCIKNNSAILVSDFGLITDIITRYDLINLDSK from the coding sequence GTGGAATACAAAAACAACATGCTCGAACAGATAGGCAACACGCCGCTTATAAAGCTAAATCGGATAAACAAAGGATTAAAGCCGCAGATATTTGCAAAGCTGGAGTCTGCTAATCCGGGTGGAAGCGTAAAAGATCGCATTGGATTTTCAATGATAGAAGATGCCGAGAGAAAAGGTGTATTAAAATCCAGCGGAACAATTATCGAAGCTACAAGTGGAAATACCGGAATTGGTCTTGCAATTTCCGCAGCAGTAAAAGGATACAGATGTATTTTTGTTGTTACATCAAAAGTGAGCGCGGAAAAAATAAATTATCTCAAAGCATTTGGCGCTGAAGTTATTGTCGTCTCAAATCTTGTTGATCCTGATGATCCTGAATATTATGTGAATGTTGCAAGAAGACTTTCCACTGAAATTCCGAATTCATTTTTTGCTTACCAATATTCAAATCCTTCAAATCCTGAAATTCATTACAAGACAACCGGACCGGAAATCTGGCGACAGACAGATGGAAAGATAACTCATTTTGTTTCGAGCATTGGAACAGGAGGAACAATAAGTGGAACCGGAAGATTCCTGAAAGAAAAAAATCCAAACATCCAGGTGATTGGTGCTGATCCGCTTGGTTCAATATTTAAACATTACAAAGAAACCGGAGAAGTAATTAAAGGGACTCCGTATCTTGTTGAAGGAATTGGTCAGGATTGTTTACCGGAAAATGTTCACTTCCAGTATATTGATAAAATAATTAACGTAAGTGATAAGGAATCTTTTGCTGCAGCCAGAAGACTTACAAAGGAAGAAGGAATTTTTTGCGGAGGAAGTACGGGAACAATTGTTAATGTTGCACTTGATATTTCCAAAAAATTATCAAAAGATGATGTAGTTGTATTCATTGTTTGTGATACGGGTGAAAGATATTTATCCAAAGTACATAATGAAGACTGGTTGAAGTTAAACAGGATGCTCGATACTGAAATAAAAACTCTTCGCGATATTTCAGATAGGAAAAAATCTTTTGGAATTGAGGAAATTATATCTGTAAAAGAAGATGATAAAGTAAAAGACGTGCTTGAGTTAATAACTAAAACAGGGTACTCACAAATTCCTGTTTTAAAAGGCAAACAGTCGATTGGAGCAATTCGGGAAAGTCGTTTACTTTCAAAGTTGGTAGATAATCCTCAGCTTTATAATAATCTTATCAAAGATGTGATGGAAGAAAGTTTACCAATTCTCGACGCAATAACTGAAATTGAAGAAGTTAAAAAATGTATAAAAAACAACTCAGCTATACTTGTCTCCGACTTTGGTCTGATAACAGATATAATCACGAGATATGATCTAATTAATTTAGATAGCAAATAG
- a CDS encoding DUF86 domain-containing protein, producing the protein MNIDKLTRLEENLKTLEQFRNSYSLDDIISNKIDEWGLRYGLFESIQIIIDISCSIVANKNLGTPKNYSECISLLVSNDYLNKDLGEKIKSMIGLRNLLIHEYGIIEVNKLFANLDHINDVRNFIQSIKSAL; encoded by the coding sequence ATGAATATTGATAAATTGACAAGACTTGAAGAAAATTTAAAAACCCTGGAACAGTTCAGAAATAGTTATTCACTCGATGATATTATTTCCAACAAAATTGATGAGTGGGGACTCCGATACGGACTTTTCGAATCAATACAAATTATTATTGATATTTCCTGCAGCATAGTAGCAAATAAAAATTTAGGCACTCCTAAAAATTATTCGGAATGCATATCATTATTAGTTTCCAATGATTATTTAAATAAAGATTTGGGTGAAAAGATAAAAAGTATGATAGGTCTTAGAAATTTATTAATTCACGAATATGGTATAATAGAAGTGAACAAACTATTTGCGAATCTTGATCATATAAATGATGTACGAAATTTTATTCAATCCATTAAGTCAGCACTTTAG
- a CDS encoding PLP-dependent transferase translates to MGFSTDAIHAGQIPDPTTGAVITPLYLTSTYVQEELGKNKGYEYGRTHNLTRQALEKNIATLEKGKYGIAFSSGLAATHSLMSLLKAGDHVIVSNNVYGGTYRLFEQNLTAFGLQYSWVDTSELKNIESAINKNTKMIFVETPTNPMLILTDLKAVSDIAKKNNLITVCDNTFMSPYFQNPIEWGIDIVLHSTTKYINGHSDAIGGILVMNNDKYHERLRYIQNAAGAIPSPFDCWLVLRATKTLAVRMKQHEENAKAFAKFLFESGLAKKVIYPGLKDHPQHPLAKKQMRGFGGMVSADFGTLEKAKKVLNGVKVFALAESLGGVESLICHPASMTHASVPKAEREKYDFTDALVRFSVGIEDVEDLIDDVENALNK, encoded by the coding sequence ATGGGCTTTTCAACAGATGCAATTCACGCAGGACAAATTCCTGATCCAACAACCGGTGCAGTAATTACGCCACTGTACCTTACTTCAACTTATGTACAGGAAGAACTTGGTAAAAATAAAGGTTATGAGTATGGTCGAACTCACAATCTCACCAGACAGGCATTAGAAAAAAATATTGCTACTCTCGAAAAAGGAAAATATGGAATTGCATTTTCATCTGGACTTGCAGCAACTCACTCATTGATGAGTTTATTGAAAGCAGGAGATCATGTTATTGTTTCGAACAATGTTTATGGTGGAACGTACAGATTGTTCGAACAAAATCTTACTGCATTTGGTTTACAATACTCGTGGGTTGATACAAGTGAGTTAAAAAATATTGAAAGTGCAATTAATAAAAATACAAAAATGATTTTCGTTGAAACTCCTACAAATCCTATGTTGATTTTAACTGATTTGAAAGCAGTTTCGGATATTGCAAAGAAAAATAATCTGATAACTGTTTGCGATAATACTTTTATGAGTCCGTATTTTCAGAACCCGATAGAGTGGGGAATTGATATCGTGCTTCACAGCACAACAAAATATATTAACGGACATAGCGATGCTATCGGCGGAATACTAGTAATGAATAATGATAAATATCACGAACGTCTTCGATACATTCAAAACGCAGCCGGAGCGATACCATCTCCTTTTGATTGCTGGCTTGTTCTTCGTGCAACAAAAACTCTTGCAGTACGAATGAAACAGCACGAAGAAAATGCAAAAGCTTTTGCTAAGTTTTTATTTGAATCTGGATTAGCAAAAAAAGTTATTTATCCCGGATTGAAAGATCATCCTCAACATCCACTTGCAAAAAAGCAGATGCGTGGATTTGGCGGAATGGTTTCTGCTGATTTCGGTACACTTGAAAAAGCTAAAAAAGTTTTGAACGGAGTAAAAGTTTTTGCTCTTGCTGAAAGTCTCGGTGGAGTTGAAAGTTTAATTTGTCATCCTGCTTCAATGACACACGCTTCAGTTCCGAAAGCTGAAAGAGAAAAGTATGATTTTACAGATGCTTTGGTTCGTTTCTCTGTTGGTATTGAAGATGTAGAAGACTTAATAGATGACGTTGAAAATGCACTAAATAAATAG